A single window of Zea mays cultivar B73 chromosome 10, Zm-B73-REFERENCE-NAM-5.0, whole genome shotgun sequence DNA harbors:
- the LOC103641800 gene encoding uncharacterized protein, whose amino-acid sequence MPEFIRAAAGILTVLLLAVALSSTALTSVEAAGRRLPAVGQQQYAGHRMLHERARSLIMAWVAQLTQGPSPRGPGH is encoded by the coding sequence ATGCCCGAGTTCATCAGAGCTGCAGCTGGGATCCTGACCGTTCTTCTCCTCGCCGTGGCTCTCTCCTCCACTGCACTTACTTCCGTGGAGGCGGCGGGCAGGCGGCTGCCCGCGGTGGGGCAGCAGCAGTACGCTGGCCACCGCATGCTGCATGAGAGGGCCAGGTCGCTGATCATGGCATGGGTAGCGCAGCTCACCCAGGGGCCCAGCCCTAGAGGCCCTGGGCACTGA